In Rosa chinensis cultivar Old Blush chromosome 1, RchiOBHm-V2, whole genome shotgun sequence, a genomic segment contains:
- the LOC112181362 gene encoding bifunctional protein FolD 4, chloroplastic, with translation MAAASMVFTDCSSSTTAAARLLPFTRTTPLLLRTTQYAVVFPRRFIHPPRVLSIHSSSSSPSQLSTASIVSQTEKHEKSDTKLEIVNKRLDGKKVAEKIRGEIAEEVSRMKDAIGVVPGLAVILVGDREESATYVSKKKEACEVVGITSFEVHLPEDATEQEVLDSISGFNEDPSVHGILVQLPLTRHMDEQNVLNAVSIEKDVDGFHPLNIGCLAMRGREPFFVPCTPKGCIELLHRYDIPIKGKRAVVIGRSNIVGMPVALLLQREDATVSIVHSRTKNPEELTKQADIVIAAVGQANMVRGSWIKPGAVVIDVGINPVEDKTKRSGFRLVGDVCYKEAKEIASAITPVPGGVGPMTIAMLLTNTLISAKRIHNFQ, from the exons ATGGCGGCAGCGTCGATGGTATTTACGGACTGctcctcctccaccaccgcCGCCGCTCGCCTCCTCCCCTTCACACGTACCACCCCTCTCCTCCTCCGCACCACCCAATACGCCGTCGTTTTCCCCCGCCGCTTCATCCACCCTCCCAGAGTCCTCTCAATccactcctcttcttcttccccctcCCAATTGTCCACCG CTTCAATTGTTTCCCAAACTGAGAAGCACGAAAAATCGGATACGAAACTGGAAATAGTGAATAAAAGGCTTGATGGGAAGAAAGTGGCAGAGAAAATTAGAGGGGAGATAGCTGAGGAAGTGTCAAGGATGAAGGATGCAATTGGGGTTGTTCCGGGTTTGGCGGTTATTTTGGTTGGAGATAGGGAAGAATCTGCCACTTATGTTAGCAAGAAGAAGGAGGCTTGTGAGGTTGTGGGAATTACTTCTTTTGAAGTGCATTTGCCGGAGGATGCCACGGAACAAGAAGTGCTCGACTCCATCTCCGGCTTCAATGAGGATCCCTCAGTTCATGGCATCCTTGTTCAGCTACCTCTGACTAGG CATATGGATGAACAAAACGTTTTAAATGCTGTTAGCATTGAGAAAGATGTGGATGGATTTCACCCGCTAAATATTGGCTGTCTTGCCATGCGAGGTAGGGAACCCTTCTTTGTTCCCTGTACTCCCAAAGGCTGCATAGAGCTGTTGCATAGATATGACATCCCTATCAAAGGAAAGAGAGCTGTTGTAATTGGCCGGAGCAATATTGTTGGGATGCCAGTTGCTTTGTTGCTGCAG AGGGAAGATGCTACAGTCAGCATAGTCCATTCCCGAACCAAGAATCCCGAAGAGTTAACAAAACAAGCAGATATTGTAATCGCAGCTGTAGGGCAAGCAAATATGGTGAGGGGTAGCTGGATTAAACCTGGTGCAGTAGTTATTGATGTCGGAATCAATCCAGTTGAG GATAAAACAAAGCGTTCGGGCTTTCGGCTAGTTGGAGATGTCTGTTATAAGGAGGCCAAAGAAATTGCTTCAGCAATTACTCCAGTACCAGGAGGAGTTGGTCCAATGACTATAGCAATGCTTCTCACTAATACACTCATATCAGCAAAAAGGATACACAACTTCCAGTGA
- the LOC112181371 gene encoding K(+) efflux antiporter 2, chloroplastic: MDLACSFRQPKVLCGSEGGSSRKLNGVDSYVLFGSRDGGCSFRGNSRVVVKACLGKKVKRSVCFNGCRVSRLGSRENADDRCWSLNLKTPLFRSSGNVLKGSRVVWWSRCQSNDSLAYVNGNGRNVEFVEGHDENSGVAPIRDEELSSSTKEEGDKDKIDESEACTVDELRELLQNAMKELEVARCNSAIFEEKAQKISEAAISLQDEAATAWNDVNSALDIIQEIVNEEGIAKEAVQKATMTLSLAEARLQVGAESLEVAKKGTGSLDASRESDGEHDSEDDEKAFLVVQEEIRECQANLASCESELRCLQSKKEELQKQVNRLNEVAEKAQLNALKAEEDVTNIMLLAEQAVAFELEAAQRVNDAEIALQRAEKSLSNSTLDTIENNQGQVLNDDAAVEEEEKVVQGSSANIITEKDKDLLIDGDSSAIKPLPDSPSDRITQSVEETTQTADLSDHEKQKIGVDSFKEAEVETEKSKNVVQTKKQETQKESSRESSTSNAPKTIVKKSSRFIPASFFSSEDGTEFTPSSVFQGLLEYARKQWPKLVVGIFLCGIGLTFYTNRAERATQLIQQPDVITTSFEEVSSTARPLVQQLRKLPKRIKSLIDMLPHQEVNEEEASLFDMLWLLLASVIFVPVFQKIPGGSPVLGYLAAGILIGPYGLSIIRHVHGTKAIAEFGVVFLLFNIGLELSVERLSSMKKYVFGLGSAQVLVTAVVVGLVAHFACGLPGPAAIVIGNGLALSSTAVVLQVLQERGESTSRHGRATFSVLLFQDLAVVVLLILIPLISPNSSKGGIGFQAIAEALGLAAVKAAVAITAIIAGGRLLLRPIYRQIAENQNAEIFSANTLLVILGTSLLTARAGLSMALGAFLAGLLLAETEFSLQVESDIAPYRGLLLGLFFMTVGMSIDPKLLVSNFPIIIGSLGLLLVGKCLLVALIGKLSGISIISAIRVGLLLAPGGEFAFVAFGEAVNQGIMSPQLSSLLFLVVGVSMALTPWLAAGGQLIASRFELHDVRSLLPDESETDDLQDHIIICGFGRVGQIIAQLLSERLIPFVALDVRSDRVTVGRSLDIPVYFGDAGSREVLHKVGAHRACAAAITLDSPGANYRTVWALSKYFPNVKTFVRAHDVDHGLNLEKAGATAVVPETLEPSLQLAAAVLAQAKLPTSEIAAAINEYRSRHLAELTELCETSGSSLGYGFSRMMIKPKLPPLDPTDDNQFTEGTLAI; encoded by the exons ATGGATCTTGCGTGTAGTTTTCGGCAGCCGAAGGTGTTGTGTGGAAGTGAAGGGGGGAGTTCTAGGAAGTTGAATGGGGTTGATTCGTATGTTTTGTTTGGGAGTAGAGATGGTGGGTGTAGCTTTCGGGGTAATTCGAGAGTTGTTGTGAAAGCGTGTTTggggaagaaggtgaagaggagtGTGTGTTTTAATGGTTGTAGGGTTTCGCGTTTGGGCTCTAGAGAAAATGCTGATGATCGTTGCTGGAGTTTGAATCTGAAAACGCCATTGTTTCGTAGCTCTGGTAATGTTCTTAAAGGGTCGAGAGTGGTTTGGTGGTCTCGGTGTCAGAGTAACGACTCATTAGCGTATGTCAATGGGAATGGTCGGAATGTAGAGTTTGTGGAAGGTCATGATGAGAACTCAGGAGTTGCGCCCATCCGTGATGAAGAATTGAGCAGTTCCACAAAAGAGGAGGGTGATAAAGACAAAATAGATGAATCAGAGGCATGTACTGTGGATGAATTGAGGGAGTTGCTGCAGAATGCCATGAAAGAATTGGAAGTTGCACGTTGTAATAGTGCCATATTTGAAGAAAAGGCTcagaaaatatcagaagctgCGATTTCCCTGCAGGATGAAGCAGCAACTGCTTGGAATGATGTTAATTCAGCCCTTGACATTATTCAAGAGATTGTGAATGAAGAGGGGATTGCAAAAGAAGCTGTTCAGAAAGCAACAATGACTCTTTCATTAGCAGAGGCAAGGCTTCAGGTGGGAGCAGAATCTTTGGAGGTTGCAAAAAAGGGGACCGGTTCACTGGATGCTTCACGAGAGAGTGATGGGGAACATGATTCTGAAGACGATGAAAAAGCATTTTTGGTTGTGCAAGAAGAAATTCGGGAATGCCAGGCGAATTTGGCCAGCTGTGAGTCAGAATTAAGGTGCTTACAGAGTAAAAAAGAGGAGTTGCAGAAGCAAGTGAACAGGTTGAATGAGGTTGCAGAGAAAGCACAGCTGAATGCTTTGAAAGCAGAGGAGGATGTAACAAATATAATGCTATTAGCAGAGCAAGCTGTTGCTTTTGAACTTGAGGCAGCACAACGTGTAAATGATGCAGAGATTGCATTACAAAGAGCAGAGAAATCTCTCTCCAATTCAACTCTTgataccatagaaaacaaccagGGACAGGTGTTGAATGATGATGCTGCTgtcgaggaggaggagaaggtaGTTCAAGGAAGTTCTGCTAATATCATTACTGAAAAGGATAAAGATCTGTTAATTGATGGTGATTCGTCTGCTATCAAGCCCTTACCAGATAGCCCTTCAGACAGAATCACTCAGAGTGTTGAAGAAACAACCCAAACTGCTGATCTAAGTGATCATGAGAAACAAAAGATAGGCGTAGATTCTTTTAAAGAAGCTGAAGTAGAGACTGAAAAGTCAAAGAATGTGGTTCAAACTAAAAAACAGGAAACTCAGAAGGAATCGAGTAGGGAGAGTTCAACCTCAAATGCACCCAAGACAATAGTGAAGAAATCTTCTCGTTTCATTCCtgcatctttcttttcttctgaagATGGGACTGAATTCACACCATCATCAGTGTTCCAGGGTCTGTTGGAGTATGCAAGGAAGCAGTGGCCCAAGTTGGTTGTTGGGATATTCCTATGTGGCATAGG GCTCACCTTTTACACTAATCGGGCAGAAAGAGCCACTCAACTGATACAACAGCCAGATGTAATTACCACTAGTTTTGAAGAAGTTTCCTCAACTGCGAGGCCTCTAGTTCAACAATTACGTAAACTTCCTAAGAGAATTAAAAGCCTAATTGATATGTTGCCTCATCAAGAG GTGAATGAGGAGGAAGCTTCCCTCTTTGACATGTTATGGTTATTGTTAGCAAGTGTGATATTTGTGCCTGTATTCCAGAAGATTCCTGGAG GTAGTCCTGTTCTTGGGTACTTGGCAGCAGGTATCTTAATTGGGCCTTATGGCCTCTCGATTATTCGTCATGTACATGGAACAAAGGCAATTGCCGAATTTGGTGTTGTTTTCTTACTGTTCAACATTGGCCTTGAG CTCTCTGTTGAAAGGTTGAGTTCCATGAAGAAATATGTATTTGGATTAGGCTCTGCTCAG GTTCTAGTCACAGCTGTTGTAGTTGGCTTGGTTGCTCATTTTGCTTGTGGGCTGCCTGGCCCTGCTGCAATTGTAATTGGCAATGGTCTAGCTTTATCATCCACTGCAGTTGTGCTGCAG GTCTTGCAAGAGCGGGGTGAGAGCACATCACGCCATGGTCGTGCAACCTTTTCTGTTTTACTGTTCCAG GATTTGGCTGTTGTGGTTTTGCTAATACTTATACCTCTCATTTCACCAAATTCATCCAAAGGAGGG ATTGGTTTCCAAGCTATTGCTGAAGCTCTTGGACTTGCTGCTGTAAAGGCAGCAGTTGCCATCACAGCCATTATTGCTGGTGGACGCTTG TTGCTTCGACCAATTTATAGGCAAATTGCAGAAAATCAAAACGCAGAAATATTTTCTGCCAATACATTGCTTGTTATTCTGGGAACAAGTCTTCTCACTGCCAGG GCTGGACTATCCATGGCATTGGGAGCATTTTTGGCTGGTTTGCTTCTTGCAGAAACTGAATTTTCCTTACAGGTTGAGTCGGATATTGCTCCATATCGTGGCCTTCTATTGGGTCTCTTTTTCATGACG GTTGGAATGTCTATTGATCCAAAACTTCTTGTTTCGAACTTCCCCATTATAATTGGATCATTAGGACTTCTACTTGTTGGCAAATGCTTATTGGTTGCTTTAATAGGCAAACTATCTGGCATTTCAATAATATCTGCAATAAGAGTTGGTCTTCTTCTTGCCCCTGGTGGAGAATTTGCATTTGTTGCTTTTGGTGAAGCTGTTAATCAG GGAATAATGTCTCCTCAACTATCTTCTTTGCTCTTTCTTGTCGTTGGAGTTTCAATGGCCCTCACACCTTGGCTAGCTGCTGGAGGACAGTTAATTGCATCTCGTTTTGAGCTGCATGATGTTCGAAGTTTACTACCTGATGAGAGTGAG ACAGATGATTTACAAGATCATATAATCATTTGCGGATTTGGACGAGTTGGCCAG ATAATTGCACAGCTTCTTTCAGAGCGCCTAATTCCATTTGTAGCTCTTGATGTGAGGAG TGATAGAGTGACAGTTGGACGTTCCCTGGACATTCCGGTCTATTTTGGAGATGCCGGTAGTCGAGAG GTGCTCCACAAAGTTGGTGCTCACAGAGCATGCGCTGCAGCAATAACGTTAGATTCCCCTGGTGCAAACTATAGAACTGTTTGGGCTCTGAGCAAGTATTTCCCCAACGTGAAAACTTTTGTCCGTGCTCATGATGTTGACCACGGTCTTAATTTGGAGAAGGCTGGGGCCACAGCG GTTGTCCCAGAGACCTTGGAACCGAGTCTACAGTTGGCAGCTGCTGTTCTTGCTCAG GCTAAACTTCCCACGTCAGAGATTGCAGCAGCCATCAATGAGTATAGATCCCGGCATCTTGCTGAGCTAACTGAG TTATGTGAAACTAGTGGAAGCTCTCTTGGCTATGGATTTTCTCGAATGATGATCAAACCCAAACTTCCGCCTTTGGATCCCACAGACGATAACCAATTCACTGAAGGAACACTGGCAATATAA
- the LOC112168040 gene encoding uncharacterized protein LOC112168040 — MDNTQRQLDNHCAALRRKITKIKWLFICGVPVVIIFLIFLMSLVLTKSPNNVKCHVTSALLTDSNLTLEITIRNPNSFYRVHHDHIDITANYKNQTLGSTLNYASFSQGRNRETRLTPSFNGLILGGGDDLRGSNNCGNNYYDIIVKLNMQDEYKKQIVPKKRFQRNLEYTCELKVPSGSGSSFNTTLCRYLQIP; from the coding sequence ATGGACAACACCCAAAGGCAACTTGATAATCACTGTGCTGCCCTCCGCCGTAAAATAACTAAAATTAAATGGTTATTTATTTGTGGAGTACCCGTGGTAattatttttcttatcttcttgatGAGTTTGGTCCTCACCAAGAGCCCGAATAACGTCAAGTGTCATGTAACCAGTGCATTGCTCACCGATTCCAACCTCACCCTTGAGATCACTATTCGAAACCCGAACAGTTTCTACCGTGTCCACCATGATCACATTGACATTACTGCCAACTACAAAAACCAGACGTTGGGTTCGACATTGAATTATGCCTCCTTCTCCCAAGGACGTAATCGCGAAACACGGCTAACACCGTCCTTTAACGGGCTGATCCTTGGCGGAGGCGATGACCTCCGCGGGTCGAACAACTGCGGAAATAACTATTACGATATTATTGTCAAGCTCAACATGCAAGACGAGTACAAGAAACAGATTGTTCCCAAGAAGAGATTTCAAAGGAATTTGGAGTATACGTGCGAGTTGAAGGTTCCTTCTGGCAGTGGGAGTAGCTTCAACACCACCCTGTGCCGCTATCTACAAATTCCATGA
- the LOC112189944 gene encoding stachyose synthase: protein MAPPNIPVNPVPNVIRSESSEKYFDLSDGKFNVKGVPLLSEVPSNVTFSPFYSICQSSSDVPTHLLSRVSALSHKAGFLGFNKESSSDKLINSLGKFDNRDFLSIFRFKTWWSTMWVGNSGSDLQMETQWVLLNVPEINSYVIIIPIIDGSFRSAFQPGTDGHVMIFAESGSTQVKASKFDAIAYVHVSDNPYTLMKEAYSALRVHLNTFRLLEEKSAPNLVDKFGWCTWDAFYLTVEPVGVSHGVNEFVEAGVPPRFLIIDDGWQSINFDDDENPNEDAKNLVIGGTQMTARLHRLEECDKFKNYKGGSLLGPHAPSFDPKRPKMLISKAIELENVEKARDKAIQSGVTDLSEFQKQMQKHKQELDMIIGGGEEGSVSKEGSCRSCSCKAKNYGMKSFTCDLRTKFKNLDDIYVWHALCGAWGGVKPGTTHLNSKIIPCKVSPGLDGSMSDLAVVKLVEGGIGLVHPDQAGDFYNSMHSYLSEAGITGVKVDVIHTLEYVSEEFGGRVELAKAYYKGLTSSLVKNFNGTGLIASMQQCNDFFFLGTKQISIGRVGDDFWFQDPNGDPMGVYWLQGVHMIHCAYNSMWMGQFIQPDWDMFQSDHLCAKFHAGSRAICGGPVYISDSVGGHNFDLIRQLVYPDGTIPKCQHFALPTRDCLFKNPLFDSKTALKIWNVNKFGGVMGAFNCQGAGWDLKEKRIKGYSQCYKEILYSVHVSEIEWDQKMEAAHLGKAEEYVVYLNQANELFQMTPKSDPIQMVIQPSSFEIFSVVPVQKLGSNNTKFAPIGLTNMFNSGGTIQELEYTSGMESYKAKIKVKGGGNFLAYSSQSPKKCCLNGAVVTFEWSASGKLSLNLPWVEEAAGISDVVLVF from the exons ATGGCACCTCCTAATATTCCTGTTAATCCAGTCCCCAATGTTATCCGGTCCGAGAGTTCAGAAAAATACTTTGATTTGTCTGATGGAAAGTTTAATGTCAAAGGTGTTCCATTGCTCTCTGAAGTTCCAAGCAATGTCACCTTTAGTCCTTTTTATTCAATCTGCCAATCTTCTTCTGATGTTCCAACTCATCTGCTCAGCCGTGTCAGTGCCTTGTCCCACAAGGCAGGGTTCCTTGGTTTCAACAAGGAGTCGTCTTCTGATAAGTTGATAAATTCATTGGGAAAATTCGATAACAGGGATTTCCTTAGTATCTTTAGGTTCAAAACATGGTGGTCTACTATGTGGGTTGGGAACTCTGGGTCAGATTTGCAAATGGAAACCCAGTGGGTCCTCCTAAATGTTCCAGAAATCAATTCCTATGTCATAATCATACCCATCATCGATGGCAGTTTTAGATCTGCTTTTCAACCTGGTACTGATGGTCATGTCATGATCTTTGCTGAGAGTGGTTCTACCCAAGTGAAAGCATCGAAGTTTGATGCCATCGCTTATGTTCATGTGTCCGACAATCCCTACACCTTGATGAAAGAGGCCTACAGTGCTCTGAGGGTCCATCTCAATACCTTTAGGCTCCTTGAAGAAAAATCCGCACCAAATCTAGTTGATAAATTTGGTTGGTGCACTTGGGATGCCTTCTACTTAACTGTGGAACCTGTTGGTGTCTCCCATGGTGTAAATGAATTCGTTGAAGCTGGTGTACCCCCAAGGTTTCTCATCATTGATGATGGTTGGCAAAGCATTAATTTCGATGATGATGAGAACCCGAATGAGGATGCGAAGAATCTAGTCATTGGTGGGACTCAAATGACTGCTAGGCTTCACAGGCTTGAGGAGTGTGACAAGTTCAAAAACTACAAAGGTGGATCTTTACTGGGTCCTCATGCACCTTCATTTGATCCAAAAAGGCCAAAGATGTTGATATCCAAGGCAATTGAATTAGAGAATGTTGAAAAGGCTCGTGATAAGGCCATTCAATCTGGAGTCACTGATTTGTCCGAGTTCCAAAAACAAATGCAGAAGCATAAGCAAGAGTTGGATATGATAATTGGTGGTGGAGAAGAAGGCAGTGTTTCAAAAGAAGGAAGCTGTAGAAGCTGTTCTTGCAAGGCTAAAAATTATGGAATGAAGTCTTTCACATGCGACTTGAGAACCAAGTTCAAGAATTTGGATGATATTTATGTATGGCATGCTCTTTGTGGTGCCTGGGGTGGTGTTAAACCAGGTACAACTCATCTCAATTCAAAGATCATCCCCTGCAAAGTCTCTCCAGGACTAGATGGTTCCATGTCTGACCTAGCTGTGGTGAAACTAGTTGAGGGTGGGATTGGACTTGTCCATCCTGATCAAGCTGGTGATTTCTATAATTCTATGCACTCTTACCTTTCTGAAGCTGGTATCACAGGAGTCAAAGTGGATGTTATTCAT ACTCTCGAATATGTATCTGAGGAATTCGGAGGCCGTGTTGAGCTTGCAAAGGCTTATTACAAGGGGCTGACTTCTTCTCTTGTAAAGAACTTCAATGGAACTGGACTTATTGCTAGCATGCAACAATGCAAtgatttcttcttccttggaaCAAAACAAATCTCTATTGGAAGAGTTG GTGATGATTTTTGGTTTCAGGATCCAAATGGAGACCCCATGGGAGTTTACTGGCTACAAGGTGTCCATATGATCCATTGTGCCTACAACAGCATGTGGATGGGTCAATTCATTCAGCCTGATTGGGATATGTTCCAGTCAGATCATCTGTGTGCCAAATTTCATGCCGGATCTAGGGCTATATGTGGAGGTCCGGTGTATATAAGTGACTCGGTTGGTGGTCACAATTTTGATCTTATTAGGCAGCTTGTTTACCCAGATGGTACCATCCCCAAGTGCCAGCATTTTGCTCTTCCAACTAGGGACTGCCTATTCAAGAACCCCTTATTTGACAGCAAGACTGCTCTCAAAATTTGGAATGTCAACAAG TTTGGTGGTGTGATGGGAGCTTTCAACTGCCAAGGGGCTGGTTGGGACCTTAAAGAAAAGAGAATCAAAGGCTACTCCCAGTGCTACAAGGAAATCCTCTATTCAGTGCATGTTTCTGAAATTGAATGGGACCAAAAGATGGAAGCCGCCCATTTGGGTAAGGCCGAAGAATATGTGGTCTATCTCAACCAGGCCAATGAACTCTTCCAAATGACCCCCAAATCCGATCCCATTCAAATGGTGATCCAACCATCTTCGTTCGAGATTTTCAGCGTCGTGCCAGTACAAAAGCTCGGCTCCAACAACACCAAGTTTGCGCCGATTGGACTGACAAACATGTTCAACAGTGGAGGCACTATCCAAGAGCTGGAGTATACAAGTGGCATGGAATCTTATAAAGCAAAGATCAAGGTTAAAGGTGGAGGCAACTTCTTGGCCTACTCAAGTCAGTCTCCGAAGAAGTGTTGTTTGAATGGTGCTGTAGTGACTTTTGAGTGGTCTGCTTCTGGTAAACTGTCCCTGAATCTTCCTTGGGTTGAAGAAGCTGCTGGAATTTCTGATGTCGTTCTTGtgttttga
- the LOC112168051 gene encoding proliferating cell nuclear antigen: MFELQLNQGAVLLRKAVAPLVDLADFADVEISPEEVILLTAGNPAISEEDFVVLRIPESTFARFVCDFAGSFVLNLRRLYSNLNRAGDDDALTIHGDDGDDLIGFVTVNSGTGEFGFSEMELSESYAEGLDLPELDYEYRAIIGIPSEEFRHLIIHLHYFGNSVSVHATDTEVQFSAVNEEVVYRTELGECIIGGVQHEHPVSLIFSLHFLSVILNACLLSNIVWLLQSDDLPPMLNCPVGSIGNLMFYFH; this comes from the exons ATGTTTGAGCTCCAACTGAACCAAGGGGCCGTTCTTCTCCGGAAGGCCGTGGCGCCACTCGTCGACCTGGCCGACTTCGCCGACGTCGAAATCTCCCCGGAGGAGGTGATCTTGCTGACCGCCGGCAACCCCGCCATCTCCGAGGAAGACTTCGTCGTGCTGCGGATTCCGGAATCGACCTTCGCTCGCTTCGTCTGCGACTTTGCAGGGTCGTTCGTTCTCAACCTCCGCCGCTTGTATTCCAATCTGAATCGCGCCGGCGACGACGACGCGCTCACCATTCACGGCGACGACGGCGACGATCTGATCGGCTTCGTGACCGTGAATTCCG GAACTGGGGAGTTTGGTTTCTCTGAAATGGAATTGTCTGAATCATACGCTGAAGGGTTGGATTTACCAGAGTTAGATTATGAATATCGAGCCATCATTGGGATACCTTCAGAGGAGTTTAGACATCTTATCATACATCTGCACTACTTTGGGAATTCTG TTTCTGTACATGCGACCGATACTGAAGTCCAGTTTTCTGCAGTAAATGAGGAGGTTGTTTACAGGACAGAG CTTGGGGAATGTATTATTGGGGGTGTCCAGCATGAACATCCAGTTTCCTTGATCTTCAGTCTCCACTTCCTCAGCGTCATCCTGAACGCGTGTCTTCTGTCAAACATTGTATGGTTGCTCCAGTCTGATGACTTGCCTCCCATGCTGAATTGCCCTGTTGGTTCAATAGGCAACCTCATGTTTTACTTTCACTGA